ACATAAAGAGAACCCTTCAATGCGGCCAGAAGCAGATGAATCAAAATTcagttatttttttcaaattcccAGTTTACATCAAAACGTCTTCATTTCATAGTAATTTTGTAAGAGAAAATACTAAAACTACGAAACGCTGCCGTGTGAAAAACGCTAATTCAAGGCAAGTACCTGAATTGGTATTCTTCTTCTTTCGAGTGGTTCAGAAAGATTCAAATGTTCAGGTTTGAATGAAGAACCCAGCCTGCTCGGCTGCCGATTGCCCAAGTCtgatttttaaaaagaaaatccTATAATTAATTATGGGCATTATATTTGCACCAAGATTAAGAtattctatttttattaaaaatgaatatataatatatatatatttttaacttatactcatattttttatattctaaaaaatacatataaataatatatattttcaatatttaaattaaaaaatatataaaatttgataaaataataattttatttcaaaaacattatacattatttttaaaaaatattataaaaaaaaagataaaataaaattattgaaattaataaaaaaaataaaaatatatcaacaaattatttttaaaaatgttaaaaattaaatttttttaattaacgaggtgcatatatatttttttggtgcAAATCTGAAAATGACAAAATGAAAATCTTGTCCTCACTCATCAATAAActattatagatatatatttactcCAAATCCAAACCATGGACAGCAAAGGGGTTTTTAAGGACCATTGATATGTGCAGGCAATAATCATGAGGCCAAACACGGCTACAggaaaacaagaaaataaaaacacaaactgagATTACAGATAAAACTCATCCCAAAATTGCAAGTCAAAGTTATTATggagaaaataaatattttgaaaacttaTTAAAGAGTGATCGAGAATGTTGCTGAGTGAGACTAAGAGTCTAAGAGATAGAGGGAGGCCGAACCCGAGAAGGTTGCTTGCTGCTGCTGTCACGGTGAGACAGAGAGGCCGAGACGAAGGTTAGAGAGAGCGAAGGATAGCATAATGAAGAAACTACCATCTCTACAACGTGACCGTAGAAaataagggtataattgtaaattccGTTAACTAACTAAATGTTTATGTTTTCATGCGATTGTCGTTTTATACTTTTGTCTTTTTTTAAATTGTCGTTTTTGAAATTGATGATGTTTTATATAATTATTGTCGTTTTATCCTAAATTATTGTcctttttgtgatttttttccgTTTTCTAAAATTCATTTTGCtttctatattatttttgtttcatGTCATAATAATGGATGTCATTTCTTGTTTCCTAATAATATTGTCATTTTTGTGTTTTTACGTTGCTACTTGTACATAATGGACACTTCTTCGTTTTCAGATTATCCTGTGTTTTCGCTGCTcgtttctttttttattattattttatttggcaCAGTATGTATTTACATTTAGTCTCAGTCAATAAAAATGACagtttttcaataaataaaaatcattctGTTAAACCGTCAGGATAAGATAAACTACACTTGTATATAGTTTAGCAGGATTTAGGTTGTGCGAAAGCTTCCAGAAAAAATATAACATCGATGTGCTAACAAATTACTcagaaaaaccaaaaaaaaaatcctcCAACGAATAAGCATAAGCTTTCCAGTGTGAGCAGCTGATGATTGTTTTGTTCGAAATTTTTGTGTTGTTGAACCAAAGTATAGCCAAATTCATATTATACTTATCAACTAGAAAATAATGAAGCATGTGGGAATTTTGTACTAAACAGAACCAAATAAACAACAATGATTATACTGGTTCAAGACCAATAGATCTATGTGATCTATGGCTCTAATCCAGTTTTGGAACACCACCAACTTCCTCTTTATTGATAAGAACAATTTCTTGGTACAATACAGTCAAGTAGATTCAACTCTCTTGGATCCTCTCAAAGTGCTTGTCTTTCTCTCAAGAACACTCAGACCCGAGCTTGCATATTCATCAACATATGCAGCTCATTACAAAACCCAAGAACCCCAATCTCACTCTTTACTCTGTACcaaaactctctctctttcttgctCTTTTTCTGTGTATTAAATGAGGAGAATGAACCAGTATATATAGGCAGCTGAACACGAGTGGCCTTGAAAGATATTTTTAGCTGAGTTGGATTAGTTAGTTAAAACTGGAAACTAATCTGACATAAGTGACTTTCTGTTGCTAATCATTTATAGGAACTATACCACAATGTATATACAAATCAAGCGAGTCCATGACCTTTCACATATTAACAGGATAGAACAACCAtgtaaatttaatattaaaaaaaaaattcaaaaaatggtTACAGTCAGCTTAACCGAATAGAGTGAATGCGCTACAAAAAATTTATCTTACTTAAACACAAATATTAAACTCTTATACGTTGCTTCCTCTGGCTTAAGTCCCATCTTCAACATCTCATCATGAAGTTTCAAGGCTTTCCTGAGTTCATTTAAACGAGAAAGCCCTTGAATCATAACTGTAAAACTGGCACTGCTTAGCTTTTGGTGGCTTCTCATGTGATCAAACACCCTGACTGCTTCTTCCATTCTCCTTACCACAACCAGGCCATTAAGAAGTACATTGTAAGTTGTTACATCCAAACTAAGGTTCATTTTTTCCATCTTATCATGCAATTTGATAGCTGACTCTATCTGTTTGCTAAAACAGTAATGCTCCACTAACGAGCAACAAGATAATGAATCAGGCAAAAGTCCTTTGTCCAATATCACATTCAACATGTCTTCTGCCTCTCTCCATCTGCCCTTTCTACATAAAACCGCTAAAAATCCAGACAAATCTGATGAGCAAGGACTAAATCCTCTTTTTATAAGTTCCATTAACAACTCACATACCTCCTCAGATTGCTCTTTCCTGAGAAGGACACTAGCAAATGCATTATAAGTCGCCTCATTCAATACAACACCCTTCTCAGAAATTAGACTGTATATCCAAATTGCTATATCCGTTCTCTCTTCTTTAGACAACACCCTTAGCATATACCCGTAAGTAGCATCCTGCAATCCAATATTTTCATCAAAAGCTTTCCTAAAGAACATCTCAGCTGCATATGTTCGGTTCAAGCCACAAAGTTTTTGTATCACTGTATCATATTCACATAAAGGACTCATAGAAATGAGTTCGTTTTCAACCATAATACTCATTATTCTAGCAATCGCTTCAGAATTTTCATATTTACAAGCCCCATTGAGAATCAAGCTCAAAGTACTGAAACCCGGGTTAAGTTTTCTTTCATGCATCTCATTTAAGCAATCAAATGAAGCTTTAAAGTTCCCACTTTTGGTAAGACAATCAAGAAGAGAATTATATATCTCAGAACTATAAACACCCAATTCTATAATTCTAGCTATTCTTTCATGTTCCCCATTTCTACCAATAATTCGTGCTATCAGGGACCATGTAAATTTATTCGGCAAGACCCCATTTCGAAGTATGGCACCATAAAAGGACCAAGCCAATCTAATCTCATTCCCTCGTTGAATAGCATCAAGAAGAACATTGCAGACACTAATCGAGGGGGTATAACCATGAACTCTCATTTTTCCATAAACCTCTAAGCCTTCTCTGAACAAACCCTTCCGTCCGTAAGTTTCGAGAACAAAGCTCAAAGATAGGAACAGAGAATTTTTACCTTTACATGACAGAGTCAAGTGCTCTACAAGAACTGGTGCAGGGTAGCTCTGAACCAGAGAATCCAAAAGGGGCTTCACAGATTGAGTAAAGCCAGACCCGAGTGAGATTTGGATGACATGACATTGGGATTTGAGGTCTGATTCAAACCCAAGATGCGATTTGGCCCAATGAAAGAAGTCCAGCGAGATGCGTGGGTTGTTCTGGATCCTATGTAGGATTTGGAGGAAGAGAGGTGGGGTGAGTTTGAGGTTTTGGAGGAGTTGAACCCAGTTGTGTCTCTGTAGGAGAATAGATGAGATTTTGGAAGCTAGTTGGTTTCTCTGGACTTCGGTTCTCCAACGTTGGGAAGCTGCAGAAGATAATGAAAGTTGCTGAGAGACTCGGTGAGCCTTCTCCTTGAGCATCGGTGTGTTCACTGAGTGTGTGTGGCTACGGGATTAAGACCTTTCCACTGCATTAGGGAAAGTGGCAAtttacaaactcaaaaataaaGACCACAAAAACATAGACTAACACTGCAGCAGAATCTACAAGCTGTGCAAAAAGTCAGTCAATGCAAAAATTTAAATCAAGGCTTGGTAAGACTACAAGTAACCAGTCAGAGCATTCAAATTGATATGCAAATTTGATACTCAAAAATCTGAAATAGAACTCACCTTCCAAATAAGTTTTTGAAATCCTCCAGCAACTAATAGATTATATTTTACAGCAAGAGAAATGATTTGAGTTTGCTTAAATCCTTTTAGCAATGATTCTACATGGC
This genomic interval from Humulus lupulus chromosome 8, drHumLupu1.1, whole genome shotgun sequence contains the following:
- the LOC133795770 gene encoding pentatricopeptide repeat-containing protein At4g21170, which codes for MLKEKAHRVSQQLSLSSAASQRWRTEVQRNQLASKISSILLQRHNWVQLLQNLKLTPPLFLQILHRIQNNPRISLDFFHWAKSHLGFESDLKSQCHVIQISLGSGFTQSVKPLLDSLVQSYPAPVLVEHLTLSCKGKNSLFLSLSFVLETYGRKGLFREGLEVYGKMRVHGYTPSISVCNVLLDAIQRGNEIRLAWSFYGAILRNGVLPNKFTWSLIARIIGRNGEHERIARIIELGVYSSEIYNSLLDCLTKSGNFKASFDCLNEMHERKLNPGFSTLSLILNGACKYENSEAIARIMSIMVENELISMSPLCEYDTVIQKLCGLNRTYAAEMFFRKAFDENIGLQDATYGYMLRVLSKEERTDIAIWIYSLISEKGVVLNEATYNAFASVLLRKEQSEEVCELLMELIKRGFSPCSSDLSGFLAVLCRKGRWREAEDMLNVILDKGLLPDSLSCCSLVEHYCFSKQIESAIKLHDKMEKMNLSLDVTTYNVLLNGLVVVRRMEEAVRVFDHMRSHQKLSSASFTVMIQGLSRLNELRKALKLHDEMLKMGLKPEEATYKSLIFVFK